Proteins from a genomic interval of Desulfovibrio aminophilus DSM 12254:
- a CDS encoding response regulator — MSRPRVLIVEDNAVNREFLLAVLSRHGECATAPSGEDALELFQRTLLEGTPFDLVFMDVLLPGMDGLQALERIRDLERSAGRVEGNGAKVVVATALDDDQYAARAFSQDQAVSFIAKPLSVDRILSGLRRFGFLD, encoded by the coding sequence ATGTCTCGCCCGCGCGTGCTCATCGTGGAGGACAACGCGGTGAACCGCGAATTCCTGCTGGCGGTGCTCAGCCGCCACGGCGAGTGCGCGACCGCCCCCTCCGGCGAGGACGCCCTGGAGCTGTTTCAAAGGACGCTGCTGGAGGGGACGCCCTTCGACCTCGTTTTCATGGACGTGCTGTTGCCGGGCATGGACGGTCTGCAGGCCCTGGAGCGCATCCGTGACCTGGAGCGGAGTGCTGGACGCGTCGAGGGAAACGGGGCCAAGGTCGTCGTGGCCACGGCCCTGGATGACGACCAGTATGCGGCCCGGGCCTTTTCCCAGGACCAGGCCGTGTCCTTCATCGCCAAGCCGCTGTCGGTGGACAGGATTCTGAGCGGGTTGAGAAGATTCGGCTTTCTCGACTGA